The Nicotiana tabacum cultivar K326 chromosome 5, ASM71507v2, whole genome shotgun sequence sequence TCATATAGAACAAAGGAGCGAAAACAAGAAGCAAATCTAATCCTTTTAATAGAACCTAAATCTCCTCATACAAAGTGCCAAATTCGGTGGATAATAAGCCTTGGTGGccgcccctctacccttctcaaCTTACATATCATGCTTTTGTACATGACATGTTTTGCTTTGGTAACATGGTTCAAACATGTGACGTGCGCCTAATCCATAGATCAAAAGTTGCGCTCTTACCACTAGATCAAAACCCTGCGATAGAACCTGAATCCCCTCTTTTGCTCTACTTCATACCAATCACTCCCTTTCCTTCCCAAAGAGCCAACCAGGACATGGCGTTCGATGCATCAACAATGTCATTACCTTCCTACAGAGCATCACAACAACTATTCAACTGACACCGAATTATGTAGCAGAGGATAGCTAGTAAAGAGACAGCAACAGATAGCTAGTAAAGAGACAACAACCGTTATTCTATTTGAATGCCGACTCAAGCTTATGATTACATTTATTAACAACAAAATTCGGAATCTTATTCAAGTATATTAAACAAAATTGTTCTGTATAAGCCAAGACCTGTATTACAATCACATGCCAACATATTGAAGGGGAGTCTTGGAGCACCGATAAAATTGTCTCCGTGTAATCTATAGGTTACAAGTTCAAGCTACGGAAGgaaccactaatgcttgcattagggtaagCTATCTACGTTACACCCCTAGAGGTACGATAGCTAGTAAAGAGACAACAACAAATAGCTAGTAAAGAGACAACGGATATTCTATTTGAAGGTCGACTCAAGCTTATGATTACCTTTATTAACAACAAAATTAGGAATCTTATTCTAGTATGCTTAACAAAATTATTCTCTGTATGCCAAGACCTCAATTATGTACTACAATCACATGACAACATATTGAAAGGAGTTTTAGAGCAATGGTAAAGTTGTCTTATTTATAGGTAACAACCACTAACGTTTGTATTAGAATAAGCTGTCTACATTACACCCCAAGAAGTACGATACTTCCCCAGACCATGTATGAATACAGAATACTTTGTGCACCTTGCTGTCAATCACATACCTCGCTGTCAATCACATGACAACATATTCCAAAACGTATTcatataataatagtaataattagAACACTTCCTACTACATCTCACATGGATGCAAAGTTATTTACAAACAACAAAGGAACAACATcatccaaaacaaaacaaaaaacacaAGAAATACATATATAACTCATAAAAACATTCTATCATACAACATAAAAGCAAAGTTATTTTACAAAGGCTTCAATCAAAGTAGttactaatacttgtattaggcGGTAATGTATATATCATGCAGCATTTTCTCTAACCCTACATAAATACGAGATACGACATTTTCTTTGACGCTGCATAAATACGAGATACTTTATAAACcggctatcctttctttctaccTTCAATCGAAGTAGTGATGCAAAAACTTGCGAATACTTCTCATGAATCCACCTTTCTTTTTTCCCCTCTTATGCCACTtagctttttcttcttcttcttcttcagcagcATCGCGATAATGAAAATGCTTCCTCAATTTCATTCTATCAAAGCTAAATTGGTCTTCACCATAATACTTAGCATCAAGCTTTGATCTTTTGTCATCCTCAATATCATCATCTTTATCAAATCGATGAGCCTGGAATTGATTTTGACGTTTCAATTTCTTTTTACCAAACTTCACGCGATCATCGTCTAGAAACTTCGAGATCTTACCAAGCTTCTCGCGCTTGTCGAGAAACTTCGAGATCTTCTCCTCTTTGTGATCATCGTCTTCGTTATCGTGATGGTAGTGGTGAAAATTGACCCGATCCGATGGAAGTTCACGCACGCCGACACGGTATGCAAACTTATCAAAGTCAATGTTTTTGCCGGAAGAGAGTATTTTGTCATTACCGTAAGGGATCTGACGCCGTGATACCGGATCCCGGTGGTGGAAATGGTGGCGACATAGGCGGAACGGTAGGTTAGATCGGAGCCGGAATTTGACTAAGGTCAACGGCAACGTATGGACGGAGTGAGTCTCTTCGTTATCGGCGTTTTTAGGAAGGCTAAGAATAGGCGCCGAATCCTCGAATTCCTGTAGAGTATTAAGATGTTCGGGGCGGATGACGTCATTTTCTGAAGGGAGTTTGAGGTGCATGACGTCATTTTCCGGTTGACTTACAGGAATACGAGCAAAGGAAAGCGTAAATAAGAGGAAAAGTACGGCGACGGAGATTTTCGCCATggttaaaaggtaaaaaatgttGGAAAAAAATTGGCTCGgtttgctatatatatatatatatatatataaggtggGGCAGTCGGGTAGTTTTGAAGTTTATTTGATTGATTCCTATTATTATATAAATACACCAAATACAATTAATTTAAgagttaaaaaggaaaagaataaaagTATTTCGGTGGTTGATATTAAacaatttaaaactttaaagtgACTCCTTAATCCTTTCCTGACAAATGattacttttattttaattatactaTCACATTTCATactattttaccttgttatatatatatatatatatatatatatatatatatatatatatatatatatatattgaatttatagataaagtttttagatttgaattaaaataaaaaagaaattatcttttttttggtcaagttatcatacttaattcggttaatgatcatatgcaatcatgctaggaatttttgttatcttttctgaTAAATACTACTGCGCCTGTGAAAAAATAAACTATTCCATAtaaatataaaactctttcacatttaaaaccctataattatagttctttaaaacaatatagctagatttgaatgaatcgaatttcttttaaaataaatgtaacatatagggtacacgtctatgGTTATCcagataacaaaaaagagtttagaAATCGAATAAAAGTTTTCTTACTTATATAATGAACTAAACCTACATGCCAGAGAAAGAAGCATCACTCAAAAATCAGTCAatattcaaaaaaattattttttcctttttgaaaaacgtttgtttgaagagtcaatttgtataGATGGAcgtcaaacaaataacaaaatttGGCTATACACATTCAACAAGAGGGACAtcggtttctaattgatagtttctatagcaaTTTTCATGTGTaacaaaagtatatatatatatatatatatatatatatatatatatatatatatatatatatatatattaaagcaagaaagttaccatatataattgtcacgaccccaaaccggcccggtcgtgatggcgcctctcgtaaagacaaggccagccgacacaacacccatattaaccctttaatcattaagagtcatttttaagcctttaattaaacaaTATCTCATAACATAAGTCTGAATGAATAGTGCGGAAATAACAtgcaagcccgacatcggggtgtcactagccatgagcatctaccaaggtctgaatactataaaaaaatagtcaaaatgtactaagtacagaaatgaaatgagaggaaggaagcagtgctgcaaacgtcgtgcaaccaccttgctaTCCTTGATGACTCCGCATCTGAGcaaccaatacccgctaccggattccggaatacctgaatctgcacacgaggtgcagggagtaatgtgagtactccaacccaataagtaataagagtaaataaagactgaccaataggaaacaatgaatccacatttatgttAAACTCAATAAGtacaacaggctttcaaatcagaGTACGAGTCAATCGTTTCGTTTAAAATCCAACTTttggtaaaaattatttaaaataccttCCAACGGTTtcggtaggggttcaataccatttttaATAAAGgagatgaaaaccataatcggcTCCTCGGGCAAAATAGGAGTCATAAATACCTCATAACAAGAAAACCTCAGTAGAAATAACAAAAAGCCAAATAAGTGATTAagttctgaacatctcataaaccccagcttaaatgaaagttgtttaaaaatatttattcaacGTTTTTGACAGAGGCTcggtataaagatgagtgaaagcagtcaataaatcaacatattcgatagaaactcatttAAAGAGGAGTAAAAAtcaataagttcataaacaggcctctcaggcaaagcatcactcaggtgcatgtatatatatctatcgcccctcgggctagcctctcagtcactcgtgactcaactcttaccaatcagtactTACACTCAGCACTCATGCTCAATaggtactgtcacacctcctttttctgtacccgcgagggtacaagggagttttttccaattaaaggacaatcgaaacgagatttgtttatttattttagagtcgccacttgggagatttagggtgtcacaagtcaccaattttaatcccgaatcgaggaaaagaatgactccatattacagtctgcgcaccagaaatccggataaggaattctgttaacccgggagaaggtgttaggcattcccgagttccgtggttctagcacggtcgctcaactgtcatatttggcttgattatctgatttaatacaaatatgaacttatgtgcaaattttaactttttaccgctttcataattattattattattttttacaaggaattgcaacgttgtgaaaatgtatctcaaaccgcgttacaatcaatgtacccgtggtcgtcgacacactttgaatccgttgagatttggatttgggtcacatcaatgtgcacctgagtttaagaaaattaaattattaaaggcgcgcctaaagcgactagcgtatcatctactttgggtagggccgtggaattttgctaaacagtccatcccgaagtctaagcaatataaagcaaatatttactgagggccctgcaattttgtatttttatttggcgagactcatctcattcttctttttaaagataaacctatagtgactacatttcttctattaagtttgtctctaaaaataaaaaaaaatttctcaattaattacatgctgaaaaacaaaataacttcttagttattagtttacggctaatgtgaatggaaaattacgatcgagtttgtacaaagaaaaattgctttcattctatattctattattcaataatactggaacatgagattgacacaccataatatcaaaaacaaattaactagtatttgattaatttaaactaaaattattagatgaagaagttatacatatgcaagcccattactcattaattaatcgactacatttttatacaaagaaaggaaaattatattcaaacacaaatctaaacaggagggattcaacaggaacaaaacctaaataaagtgagattctcttttaaaaaaaaataaaaaagtgagattttaaataagataaagtaattaaagttgtaattttaaaaataaaagtaaataaaggtaggatttctttttctaaaaaaataaaagcaatttgtaagtgggatttcttttaattaaaaaaataataaaataataaaaaacaaatctgaaaatttcgaaaattttgctataaatagaagagaaaatttatgaATAAGGGAgttgaaaaaagaggaaaaactagatagagagaagaagaaaagagaggggcggagagagcagtatacactcgatatacactctggatacacaaAATATACAAGGACATAATTCATTTTTGAGAGAGTAAAACAGATAGaaacaaattttctgaaatattgagagcggaagaacaccatagagagttcaaatctagaaagaaaaaaataaagagagatttccgcactatttgtcttctccatttttactagttttctccgtgttgctgggatttctggactgaggtgttgaagctactgtgttgggctttctgctgctgtatgttgatgtgttacatactactatgctgatcttcttcttcttgtactgtcatttccaggtacacatttgtacactctcagcttgaagcgaaatgaaatattaatcaggctaaTGTCATTTCCAttcacattagccgtaaactaataactaagaagttatttttttttcagcatgtaattaattgagaaattttcttttatttttagagacaaacttaatagaagaaatgtagtcactataggtttatctttaaaaataagaatgagatgagcctcgccaaataaaaatacaaaattgcggggccctcagtaaatatttgctttatattgcttagacttcgggatggaccgtttagcaaaattccacggccctacccaaagtagatgatacgctagtcgctttaggcgcgcctttaataatttaattttcttaaactcgggtgcacattgatgtgacccaaatccaaatctcaacggagtcaaagtgtgtcgacgaccacgggtacattaattgtaacgtggttcgagatacattttcacaacgttgcaattccttgtaaaaaataataataataattatgaaagcggtaaaaagttaaaatttgcacataagttcatatttgtattaaatcagataatcaagccaaatatgacagttgagcgaccgtgctagaaccacagaactcgggaatgcctaacaccttctcccgggttaacagaattccttatccgaatttctggtgcgcagactgtaatatggagatcttttcctcaattcgggattaaaattggtgacttgggacaccctaaatctcccaagtgacgactctgaaataaataaacaaatcccgtttcgattgtcctttaattggaaaaaactcccttgtaccctcgcgggtacggaaaaaggaggtgtgacagctctggcgactctgctggggaatttttcccagaaccactggttctgggttagaaattcgagcttagatgaattgttatatttggttttatctgattttgttacatgatacatgcctaatgtgctaaatgatgcttttaccgctttgatattatttgaactgtatataaactgtgccgaaacccttctcttcttacctccggggagaagctcgctggtcgagactccctattctgttagtgtcataccttgaaataagaaagaggccggacaagttacaaagccggacgaccccgcgggtccccggtacgtagccccctcctcgactcgagttttccgctcgggtacacagtctagaacaaatacccaggttatgaacttagaataactcagcttcatgccggatccctagtaggaacgtttgtttgcatcacgtgcatttgactttggaggctcaacacaggggttgggtctgtctaggacaggtgcaccaaaaatgaaaatgactatcctgatgcatcttacttgctgctacttgcgcatttattcgattcggacttgtgtgttgaccgatttttgaatatcaggaatattgtgaaattgaaaaaaaaaaggaaaaaaaaagaaatagcggttagggaattgattgtttatttttgaaaaaaaacccaatacccaaatactgtcaaaactctgccgaaattttgagaaaatgaaaaatgtcttattagtctgttttattaaaagcaaaagaaaaatagaagaaaaaaaaagttgttgttctgtttgtttttcaaaaaaacatatagaaaaaaaatagtttgtcatgaaaatgaaaatgaaaaagagtcttatttttaaaatagatttttatttgtttataaaaattccaaaaaataaaaataaaacgagtcgtgcgttgaacgtggttttattatttgttccaaaatatatatatatatatatatatatatatatatatatatatatatatatatatatatatataatccaaaaagtatttttctttactaacctgtttgtttcgcaaataaagttaaggtggttggtttgtggtaagtcggacaatgacacccagaatcctttacttgcacctcacgatacacactctgcggggatcaggcctgataacagaagcactcgaatcctattgggaacttgttgacggaggttgatgatattgaagctggtggCTAAGATGctagttttgataaagtgggaggacgctccgttccttggttagaaagagagaagcttgtggtggtttattttgttgtcatttctgttgttcggattattaggattgtaattcggatattgttttgtgtcaatatctttctgcttatctttccgttttgtcatagcggtttgtttaaattttgtccaggttgtctaggattttattccggtttatttttttaaccatttcaccggtagtccaatgcaaaatccggtctttgattatttccagtcatctctttgtctagtccttttatcatttctgttcagtgccgattctagtgacatgacatgcgcacacagtttgggcctaacctTAAAAGTTAATAATAAAACCCTGGAAAGACGATcggaccatttaaaggaaataaggacggttgagattattcagagcttgAGTCATATGGAATTGGGGCaagtaaaatataaagaaaaccgttaaaagcaagattcgccaaattggcatgataatgagagtgtcgcccaacggtgctttagaaatgacaaaggaaaaataaaatgtttaacataattgtcaaagtccagcaccatcggaagagactataaatctatgttcaattgtgttgtttgcacttggcatgttttgaagactggaatgacgaaggcattttgttctgctacctaaacactttatccttcgttaccccttttgagccttgtttattttctttcatacccctcattcggaatcagtagcaacgactagaagatgcgaacatggaagataaaaaaaagagaatagcaaaacaacaaaaaacaaaaaaaaagcaagaaaaaaaaagagcaaaagaaaaaagaaaagaaagataagaaatgagtgaaaagaaagtcacaagaaaaaagaggaattgggaactacgtttgacctgatttcctcaaagaggatacgtaggcgcttcacggctcggtcatagttttgaaaaatgaaaaaaaaatcaattaaaatatccccaagcaagaaactggggcagatgttgcgtttgttgtaaataaatctagttccgaaggttgtaattaataacccaaaatcgatgcatttttgagcctttaataccctttctttctaaccctatccaaaacccacattacggtccaaagaaagaccttctgatcagtcttcaaaagatgccaagtcagacaaatgaagagtctcaCCGACGAACacaacattctgttccacagcagaaatgactctaatctccaacagaaagagtcataccgacaacactccaaatccccagctggagagtgatacaaatgagagagtcttatcggtgaaaatcttcacggacaccataaggcgatgaaagctgagagaaaaaccaaaatgagagagacttgatagtgaaaacccttttgggcactacaagtcgaataagattgagaatcatatggggaattgccaattgaagatcttgaaagatgattggtggtagaggataggccacatgcgcatgtcatgaccattagagtcggtatctacaattgataggtttttatttatagtttcttttgttaaagagtcattttttcctttgtctttttattctgttcccttttatctttttccttttatagaaaaatccccaatagagtctatttggtcagaacaagtgtgaattgacttcaaaatatgccatcaactttccaatcatgcaagatgagatctgactagtacatccaagtggtatagtcagcaaggaacaagcgcaaggccagtgtcaaaaatatatatccccagcaaaaggcccgtgaacaaagcaaggaaagcagtgagcaggattcgggaaattcatactagactaaaaggtcggggaaatgccagtttccgagctttGCCACAAAaaaagagggatatccccagcaggaagggattatccccaacaaataatatcatccccaacaagttgttgaacgcagagcaaggaaggagaaagggaaaagccatcccagtaggagtatcacaaccaaccaccgcgttttaaactaacaaattttgtttgatttgaaacaggtaaatgaaatggcattgatgccagaaatgcatgcacaagggatattatcaaactggggtagaaaattttccttccatttagaaaattttctggaagtcaggtacccattcggggaaggATAAAGATAACACCAATCTCAAGGGAAATGGTCTTAGAACcaatgttgcccccaacataataagtttcaatagAGGAAgtcgttccccagcagacagaacaaagggatgaaacttgagctcagaaaaagcagaaggccagtatcattcccaacagccttccgaagagtgaaacactagttctgaaggaattagaatcccccagcagtgttatcctcgacagcgttatccccagtggataacattttatccccccaacaggtaagtaaataattcccc is a genomic window containing:
- the LOC107793162 gene encoding uncharacterized protein LOC107793162; its protein translation is MAKISVAVLFLLFTLSFARIPVSQPENDVMHLKLPSENDVIRPEHLNTLQEFEDSAPILSLPKNADNEETHSVHTLPLTLVKFRLRSNLPFRLCRHHFHHRDPVSRRQIPYGNDKILSSGKNIDFDKFAYRVGVRELPSDRVNFHHYHHDNEDDDHKEEKISKFLDKREKLGKISKFLDDDRVKFGKKKLKRQNQFQAHRFDKDDDIEDDKRSKLDAKYYGEDQFSFDRMKLRKHFHYRDAAEEEEEEKAKWHKRGKKKGGFMRSIRKFLHHYFD